The nucleotide sequence CAAGACGTATCAGCGACCATTAAAAAGCTCATCGAAAAGCAGGGAATCGAGGTCTCTGTCAGCACGAAAGtgctgggaggggaagccAAGGAAGACTGCGCAGTAGTTACCGCCGAAAAGAACGGGCAGAAGATTGAGTTCAAAGGAGATGTGGTCCTTCTAGCCATGGGAAGGAGACCGTTCACAAGCAACCTCGGGCTGGAGAACCTGGGTATTAAAACTGAAAGGGGTTGTATAGTGGTTGACGATAAACTCAGAATCCCCAACCACCCAAACATCAGCGCCATCGGAGACGTCATTCCCGGGCCCATGCTAGCTCACAAGGCCGAAGAGGATGGATCAGTCGCCCTCGGCAACATTCTGGGGAAAGACCTTGGACACGTAAACTGGAATCACGTCCCCATGGTTATATACACGCATCCAGAGGTTGCAGGAGTTGGAAGCACCGAGCAATCTCTTAAGGCTGCCGGCGTGGCCTACAAGAAGGCCAGCTTCCCGTTCGCTGCCAACTCCAGGTCTAGAGTCGCCGGCGAAACTGACGGTTTCGTGAAAATATTGGCCGACAATGACAACAAGATACTCGGCGGTTGGATTATAGGACCACAAGCTAGCGAGCTAATAGGTCAAATCACCCTAATGATGGCTTGCGGACTCACCACCGTGGATGTTTCGAAGGTATGCTTTGCCCACCCAACGATCTCGGAGGCGCTCAAG is from Babesia bigemina genome assembly Bbig001, chromosome : IV and encodes:
- a CDS encoding dihydrolipoamide dehydrogenase, putative; its protein translation is MMKGLRRVSRGFSSAAYKYDLAVIGGGPGGYTTAIKGAQHGLKVACIDRRKTLGGTCLNVGCIPSKCLLSTSHNYQVARTGLTGVKLSGVAVNHEEIMSSKAKIFKTLDAGIKGLFKKNGVDFISGHGTLVAPNEIQIEGGEKVTAKNIIIATGSEVTRFPGDSLKIDGKRIISSDEALMLDEVPKTMVVIGGGAIGLELASVWSRLGAKVTIVEYGNTLCQAMDQDVSATIKKLIEKQGIEVSVSTKVLGGEAKEDCAVVTAEKNGQKIEFKGDVVLLAMGRRPFTSNLGLENLGIKTERGCIVVDDKLRIPNHPNISAIGDVIPGPMLAHKAEEDGSVALGNILGKDLGHVNWNHVPMVIYTHPEVAGVGSTEQSLKAAGVAYKKASFPFAANSRSRVAGETDGFVKILADNDNKILGGWIIGPQASELIGQITLMMACGLTTVDVSKVCFAHPTISEALKEACMAIHHKATHL